In Oncorhynchus gorbuscha isolate QuinsamMale2020 ecotype Even-year linkage group LG08, OgorEven_v1.0, whole genome shotgun sequence, one genomic interval encodes:
- the cep68 gene encoding centrosomal protein of 68 kDa: MALGIDRAFPASISPMESRGCSRQWKTRIPEITRAGSTTTQHDKDWERGTGDRDRGGPRKSVTMAPTSRYMSDRRQYSMRKPLVTTTEQQTSILKKSYLQEHPEKERQGEGSSNEAHHHGEFDFQTRWAEQKFPDNFNPSQANISTCSASREDFSTSLGVSDLRTGLSHEEPTFSSSYLGSRPGRRSLSSPPLEVRTFSTPLNSKWTSTLLSPLSPSYTPPSCPSRQRWTELKLDAGEVCQSHGGGREINLNVGPSVGYSKGNSNPVLHTMSPHQANYWACAIPSSLPPSPDRRSSSWNPDKEYQALLDYTYPLRPGRVVGGWDTSDAVGGPLIQTDPNLQDSGIDLDRLCSSTSLSALDFSLTGTAGAGTARERRMPGIGQRSSELRGLSHPKSSDGRLSSSPLSSADPIGLSVESLDCSGGGGGLDPLHRIKEGRYCHHSISSSTTFIRTTSILPQPGCLRGGAWDEEFWSLPEQLEELRGLSRQVREVTAQLGQPVTASWESLERGTTSVQSSMNLAEKQEAEEERKEREQNEKEEGEGDEKQKEVSISEALQYFNKVSKVVHSGESSQAARNSGSRMEGGVAGRGVSRASLREVEAMVDQLSGLTLPEFQRGSQGEQGPRVSLMQHIQTFCSNLEELIQWLYTVVERMEVLAPPSVDIESVKSSLADYKRFQREVNAHQPLTTSVLQTGELLLGCMTSTSPVLKETLGLIERQSRALETHSEHLFSSILSAMDSLTQPRETGAGDTDSVEIQGTA, encoded by the exons ATGGCACTGGGAATTGACAGGGCCTTCCCAGCATCCATCTCTCCGATGGAGTCCAGGGGCTGCAGTAGACAATGGAAGACTCGGATTCCAGAGATTACCCGGGCGGGGTCAACCACAACGCAGCATGACAAAGactgggagagggggacaggggataGGGACCGGGGTGGTCCCAGAAAGAGTGTTACAATGGCACCCACCTCCAGGTATATGAGTGACAGGAGGCAGTACTCTATGAGGAAACCGCTGGTCACCACCACAGAGCAGCAGACCTCCATCCTAAAGAAATCCTACCTACAGGAGCACCCAGAAAAG GAGCGACAGGGGGAAGGTAGCAGTAATGAAGCACACCATCATGGCGAGTTTGACTTCCAGACCCGATGGGCTGAACAGAAGTTCCCAGACAACTTCAACCCCTCTCAGGCCAACATCTCAACCTGCTCAGCCTCCAGAGAGGACTTTAGCACCTCCCTAGGGGTGTCAGACCTCAGGACCGGTCTGTCACATGAAGAACCCACCTTCAGCTCATCGTATCTTGGCAGCAGGCCTGGCCGACGCAGCCTCTCCAGCCCACCCCTGGAGGTCCGTACTTTCTCTACTCCACTTAACTCCAAGTGGACCTCCACTCTGCTATCCCCCCTCTCGCCCTCCTACACCCCCCCGTCGTGCCCGTCCAGACAGAGATGGACAGAGCTGAAATTGGATGCAGGGGAAGTTTGTCAATCacatggaggaggaagggaaatTAATCTAAATGTGGGCCCTTCAGTGGGCTACTCCAAGGGCAACTCCAACCCTGTGCTCCACACCATGTCCCCCCACCAGGCCAACTACTGGGCCTGCGCCATTCCCAGctccctgcccccctccccaGACCGACGCTCTTCGAGCTGGAACCCTGATAAGGAGTACCAAGCCCTCCTGGACTACACCTACCCTCTGAGGCCAGGTAGGGTGGTCGGTGGGTGGGATACCTCCGACGCAGTGGGTGGACCTCTCATCCAGACAGACCCAAACCTCCAGGACTCAGGAATAGACCTGGACCGCCTCTGCAGCTCTACCAGCCTGTCAGCTTTGGACTTTTCCCTGACTGGCACGGCAGGGGCGGGGACGGCAAGGGAGAGGCGGATGCCGGGTATAGGTCAGAGGTCATCTGAGCTGCGTGGGCTCTCACACCCCAAGTCCTCAGATGGTCGCCTCTCCAGTAGCCCCTTATCCTCTGCGGACCCTATTGGTCTATCCGTGGAGAGtctggactgtagtggaggtggtggtggtctgGATCCTTTGCATCGTATCAAGGAAGGTCGCTACTGTCATCACAGCATCTCCTCTTCCACCACGTTCATCCGCACAACGAGTATCCTTCCCCAGCCAGGGTGCCTCAGAGGGGGGGCTTGGGATGAGGAGTTCTGGTCTCTCCCGGAGCAGTTGGAGGAGCTCCGGGGTTTGTCCCGGCAGGTCAGGGAGGTGACGGCCCAACTCGGTCAGCCTGTCACAGCCAGCTGGGAGTCCCTGGAGAGGGGGACCACCTCCGTCCAGTCCTCCATGAACCTGGCTGAAAAacaggaggcagaggaggagagaaaagaacggGAGCAGAATGAAAAGGAAGAAGGGGAGGGTGATGAGAAGCAGAAAGAGGTGTCCATTTCTGAAGCGCTTCAATACTTTAATAAAG TCTCTAAAGTGGTCCATAGTGGGGAATCCTCCCAGGCAGCCAGAAACTCTGGTTCTAGGATGGAGGGTGGGGTAGCAGGCAGGGGAGTGAGCAGGGCCAGTCTCAGAGAGGTGGAGGCCATGGTGGACCAGCTGAGTGGATTAACCCTGCCTGAGTTCCAGAGGGGGAGTCAGGGGGAGCAGGGGCCCAGGGTGTCCCTCATGCAGCACATCCAG ACCTTCTGTTCTAACCTGGAGGAGCTCATCCAATGGCTGTACACTGTGGTGGAGAGGATGGAGGTGCTGGCTCCGCCCTCTGTGGACATCGAGAGTGTCAAGTCGTCCCTGGCGGATTATAAG AGGTTTCAGAGAGAAGTAAATGCCCACCAGCCTCTGACCACCTCTGTTCTGCAGACTGGAGAGCTTCTCTTGGGTTGTATGACCTCCACTTCTCCCG TTCTGAAAGAGACCCTTGGTCTTATTGAGAGGCAGTCCAGGGCGTTGGAGACTCACTCGGAgcacctcttctcctctatcctctcggCCATGGACAGCCTGACCCAGCCCAGGGAGACCGGCGCTGGGGACACCGATAGCGTGGAGATCCAGGGGACAGCTTAA
- the LOC124041326 gene encoding ras-related protein ORAB-1 — protein sequence MNPEYDYLFKLLLIGDSGVGKSCLLLRFADDTYTESYISTIGVDFKIRTIELDGKTIKLQIWDTAGQERFRTITSSYYRGAHGIIVVYDVTDQESFNNVKQWLQEIDRYASENVNKLLVGNKCDLTTKKVVDYTTAKEFADSLGIPFLETSAKSATNVEQAFMTMAAEIKKRMGPGATTGGNEKSNVKIQSTPVKPASGGCC from the exons ATGAATCCCGAATA TGACTATTTATTCAAGCTGCTCCTGATCGGTGACTCTGGTGTCGGAAAGTCATGTCTTCTACTCCGATTTGCA gATGACACATACACAGAAAGCTACATAAGCACAATTGGAGTAGACTTCAAAATACGAACTATAGAATTAGACGGAAAGACCATTAAACTTCAAATC TGGGACACGGCGGGGCAGGAGAGGTTTCGCACAATCACATCCAGCTACTACAGAGGAGCCCACGGCATTATCGTAGTCTACGACGTCACAGACCAG GAGTCCTTCAACAATGTCAAGCAGTGGCTACAGGAAATCGACCGCTATGCCAGTGAAAATGTCAACAAGCTATTGGTGGGGAACAAGTGTGACCTGACCACAAAGAAAGTGGTGGATTACacaacagcaaag GAGTTTGCAGACTCCCTGGGCATCCCCTTCTTGGAAACGAGTGCCAAGAGCGCCACCAATGTGGAGCAGGCCTTCATGACCATGGCTGCTGAGATCAAGAAGAGGATGGGGCCCGGGGCCACGACCGGAGGCAACGAGAAGTCCAATGTCAAGATCCAGAGTACGCCTGTCAAGCCTGCCTCGGGGGGCTGCTGCTGA